The Pseudarthrobacter sulfonivorans genome includes a window with the following:
- a CDS encoding M15 family metallopeptidase: protein MTGAVAGLVLSLGLIAPSVPAVAATNYDIDSASSQQVVVNKHRALNPASYVPATLVRVQGERLRAEAADAYKQLAKAAKADGVNIMPISGYRSFSQQASLYDSYVRQYGQTTADTLAARPGHSEHQTGLAMDIGNASGTCALQACFASTPAGQWAAEHGPEHGFIIRYPAGAEDITGYTYEPWHLRYVGKALALDMQTRQMATLEQYFELEAAPDYLP, encoded by the coding sequence ATGACAGGTGCCGTGGCGGGGCTGGTGCTCTCGCTCGGCCTGATCGCGCCGTCGGTGCCGGCAGTCGCCGCGACGAACTACGACATCGATTCCGCCTCCAGCCAGCAGGTGGTGGTCAACAAGCACCGGGCACTGAACCCGGCCTCATATGTGCCGGCGACACTGGTCAGGGTCCAAGGCGAACGGCTGCGGGCTGAGGCCGCGGACGCCTACAAGCAGCTTGCCAAAGCCGCCAAGGCGGACGGAGTGAACATCATGCCGATCAGCGGCTACCGTTCGTTCAGCCAGCAGGCCAGCCTCTATGACAGCTATGTGCGCCAGTACGGACAGACGACGGCCGATACCCTTGCCGCCAGGCCCGGACACAGCGAACACCAGACCGGCCTGGCAATGGACATCGGCAACGCCAGCGGAACCTGCGCCCTGCAAGCCTGCTTCGCAAGTACGCCGGCGGGCCAGTGGGCGGCCGAACACGGCCCGGAGCACGGATTCATCATCCGCTATCCGGCCGGGGCCGAGGACATCACCGGATACACCTACGAGCCATGGCACCTGCGCTATGTGGGAAAGGCGCTCGCCCTGGACATGCAAACCAGGCAAATGGCCACACTGGAGCAATACTTCGAGCTCGAAGCGGCTCCGGATTACCTTCCCTGA
- a CDS encoding amino acid ABC transporter ATP-binding protein, with product MSATPMVTADRISKSFGSNNVLRSISLEVQAGEVLCIVGPSGSGKSTFLRCINHLEKIDAGRLFVEGQLVGYRQKGDKLHELKPKEAALQRRDIGMVFQRFNLFPHMTALENIIQAPMRVKRIPKAKATLRARELMERVGLGDKADHYPAHLSGGQQQRVAIARALAMDPKLMLFDEPTSALDPELVGEVLDVMKELATSGMTMIVVTHEMGFAREVADSIAFMDGGVVVESGPPRELLGNPQQDRTKAFLSKVL from the coding sequence ATGAGCGCTACTCCGATGGTGACCGCGGACCGGATCTCCAAGAGCTTCGGTTCCAACAACGTGCTGCGCAGCATCAGCCTGGAAGTCCAGGCCGGCGAGGTGCTGTGCATCGTGGGGCCCAGCGGCTCCGGCAAGTCCACGTTCCTCCGCTGTATCAACCACCTTGAAAAGATCGACGCCGGCCGCCTCTTCGTGGAGGGGCAGCTGGTGGGTTACCGGCAAAAGGGCGACAAGCTCCATGAGCTCAAGCCCAAGGAAGCAGCGCTCCAGCGCCGCGACATCGGCATGGTGTTCCAGCGCTTTAATCTCTTTCCGCACATGACCGCGCTGGAAAACATTATCCAGGCGCCGATGCGGGTCAAACGCATTCCGAAGGCCAAAGCCACCCTGCGCGCCAGGGAGCTGATGGAGCGCGTCGGGCTCGGGGACAAGGCGGATCACTACCCGGCGCACCTGTCCGGCGGGCAGCAGCAGCGAGTGGCCATCGCCCGGGCGCTGGCCATGGATCCGAAGCTGATGCTCTTCGACGAACCGACCAGTGCCCTGGACCCGGAGCTGGTGGGTGAGGTGCTGGACGTTATGAAGGAACTGGCCACGAGCGGCATGACCATGATCGTGGTGACCCACGAGATGGGCTTTGCCCGCGAAGTGGCGGACTCCATCGCCTTTATGGACGGCGGCGTGGTGGTCGAGTCGGGCCCGCCGCGCGAGCTGCTGGGCAATCCCCAGCAGGACCGGACCAAGGCGTTCCTCTCAAAGGTGCTGTGA
- a CDS encoding amino acid ABC transporter permease yields MTLPKHAAVARPNPATGGTDAQGDAIVAVPLRHPWRISIAVVLVFLLALFVVDASQRPDYGWAEVGKYLFDRRISQAAWVTLTLTIYAMIGAIVLGLLLAIMRLSPNPVVKSIAWLYLWIFRGTPVYVQLVFWGIVALIYPVFTIGIPFMTPWITIPNDVFTNLYITAVIGLALNEAAYMSEIVRAGLLSVDEGQEEASTALAMSWGQTMRYVVVPQAMKIIIPPTGNEVISMLKTTSLVAAIPLSIDLYGVSRGISAVTFTPVPLLIVASIWYLLFTSVLMVGQHFIEKRFSRGTGRRQAGPASESDPGAAAVTAAPMGNDLGGKG; encoded by the coding sequence GTGACTCTTCCCAAACACGCCGCCGTGGCGCGGCCCAACCCCGCAACCGGCGGAACTGACGCGCAGGGGGACGCCATTGTGGCGGTTCCCCTGCGCCACCCCTGGCGGATCTCGATCGCCGTCGTCCTCGTGTTCCTGCTGGCGCTGTTCGTCGTGGATGCCTCGCAGCGGCCCGACTACGGCTGGGCGGAGGTGGGCAAGTACCTCTTTGACCGCCGGATCAGCCAGGCGGCCTGGGTGACCCTGACGCTCACCATCTACGCCATGATCGGCGCCATCGTCCTGGGGCTGCTCCTGGCCATCATGCGGCTCTCGCCGAATCCGGTGGTCAAGAGCATCGCCTGGCTGTATCTGTGGATCTTCCGCGGGACCCCGGTCTACGTCCAGCTGGTGTTCTGGGGCATCGTGGCGCTCATCTACCCGGTGTTCACCATCGGGATACCGTTCATGACGCCGTGGATCACCATTCCCAACGACGTGTTCACCAACCTCTACATCACGGCGGTGATCGGACTGGCGCTGAATGAGGCCGCCTACATGTCCGAGATTGTCCGCGCCGGACTGCTGTCCGTGGATGAGGGCCAGGAGGAGGCGTCGACGGCGCTCGCCATGTCGTGGGGCCAGACCATGCGTTACGTGGTGGTTCCGCAGGCCATGAAGATCATCATTCCGCCCACCGGCAATGAGGTGATCTCCATGCTCAAAACCACCTCCCTCGTGGCGGCCATTCCCCTCAGCATCGACCTCTACGGCGTGTCCCGCGGCATCTCCGCCGTGACGTTCACCCCGGTTCCGCTGCTCATCGTGGCATCGATCTGGTACCTCCTGTTCACGTCTGTCCTGATGGTGGGGCAGCACTTCATCGAGAAGCGCTTCTCCCGCGGAACGGGACGACGGCAGGCGGGACCGGCGTCGGAAAGTGATCCTGGGGCGGCGGCAGTGACTGCTGCGCCAATGGGCAATGATTTGGGAGGCAAGGGATGA
- a CDS encoding ABC transporter substrate-binding protein — MRNRYLIPALTAATALMLSGCVDNSAPAAADKASSSADTAVQKNEELAALLPEKMKSAGVLNVGMANNYPPNEFKDGNGAPAGWSVDLTNALGASLGLKVNFDIGTFDNILPSVKAGKDDMGMSSFTDTLEREKQVDFVNYYSAGIQWAAPKGKTVDPDNACGLKVAVQATTYEDTHEVPAKSKACTDAGKPAIEIFKYDAQDQATNALVVGQVDAMSADSPVTLYAISQTKEKLQTAGDAFEVAPYGIPVDKGSAFTPVLQKALQALIDDGTYNRILSKWGVESGGVKTAALNVASSAK; from the coding sequence ATGCGCAACCGCTATCTAATCCCTGCCCTGACCGCTGCAACAGCACTTATGCTGTCGGGTTGTGTGGACAACAGCGCCCCGGCGGCGGCGGATAAAGCGTCTTCTTCCGCGGACACCGCAGTCCAGAAGAATGAGGAACTTGCGGCTTTGCTGCCGGAGAAAATGAAATCCGCGGGCGTCCTGAATGTGGGCATGGCCAACAATTACCCGCCCAACGAATTCAAGGATGGCAACGGCGCCCCTGCAGGCTGGTCGGTGGACCTCACCAATGCGTTGGGTGCCTCGCTCGGGCTGAAGGTCAACTTTGATATCGGCACGTTCGACAACATTCTCCCGTCCGTCAAGGCGGGCAAGGACGACATGGGCATGTCGTCGTTCACCGACACGCTGGAACGCGAAAAGCAGGTGGATTTCGTGAACTATTACTCGGCGGGCATCCAGTGGGCGGCGCCGAAGGGCAAGACCGTGGACCCGGACAACGCCTGCGGACTCAAGGTTGCCGTCCAGGCCACCACGTATGAGGACACCCACGAGGTGCCGGCCAAGTCCAAGGCGTGCACGGATGCGGGCAAACCCGCCATTGAAATCTTCAAGTACGACGCGCAGGACCAGGCGACCAACGCGCTGGTGGTGGGCCAGGTGGACGCGATGAGCGCCGATTCGCCGGTGACCCTGTACGCAATCTCGCAGACGAAGGAGAAGCTGCAGACCGCCGGGGATGCCTTTGAAGTGGCGCCCTACGGGATTCCGGTGGACAAGGGGAGCGCATTCACTCCGGTGCTGCAGAAGGCACTGCAGGCACTGATCGACGACGGAACCTACAACAGGATCCTGTCCAAGTGGGGCGTGGAAAGCGGCGGCGTGAAGACGGCGGCGCTCAACGTGGCGTCGTCGGCCAAGTAA
- a CDS encoding 2-hydroxyacid dehydrogenase, which produces MSGLPASPKLRVSLPSQNLVDALEPSAGVELFLWDLTGPAPADQFDIVVPPYMGGVGALAALDSVDVRLVQSQLIGYDGVAAVLPAGCLFANAAGVHETSTAELALGMIIASQRGIPDFVRHAATGTWDHRERPSLADRRVLLVGYGGVGKAIEARLLPFETEVTRLASRGRDDERGRIHGIDSLYEQLPLHDIVVVSVPLSEQTRHLVDARFLAAMPDGALLVNVARGPVADTEALLHETSSGRLRAALDVTDPEPLPRDHPLWTVPGVLITPHVGGASSAMLPRVARLIRKQIGLLQAGREPVNVVLGGAAGR; this is translated from the coding sequence ATGTCCGGTTTGCCCGCATCACCGAAACTACGGGTGAGTCTGCCCAGCCAGAACCTGGTGGACGCGCTCGAGCCGTCCGCCGGCGTCGAACTCTTCCTGTGGGACCTGACCGGCCCGGCGCCGGCGGACCAGTTCGACATTGTGGTGCCGCCCTACATGGGCGGGGTAGGGGCGCTGGCTGCGTTGGACTCCGTGGATGTCCGCCTGGTGCAGAGCCAGCTGATCGGGTACGACGGCGTCGCGGCGGTTCTGCCCGCGGGGTGCCTTTTCGCCAACGCGGCCGGAGTGCATGAGACGTCGACGGCGGAACTTGCGTTGGGCATGATCATCGCCAGCCAGCGGGGGATCCCGGACTTTGTGCGGCATGCGGCGACGGGGACCTGGGACCACCGCGAGCGCCCCAGCCTGGCCGACAGGCGGGTACTCCTGGTGGGTTATGGGGGAGTGGGGAAGGCGATTGAGGCCCGGCTGCTGCCGTTCGAGACCGAGGTGACCCGGCTGGCCAGCCGCGGCCGCGACGATGAGCGCGGCCGGATCCACGGGATTGATTCCCTGTATGAGCAGCTGCCGCTGCACGACATTGTGGTGGTCAGCGTTCCGCTGAGCGAGCAGACCCGGCACCTGGTTGACGCCCGGTTCCTGGCGGCTATGCCGGACGGCGCACTGCTGGTGAACGTGGCCCGCGGGCCGGTGGCGGATACCGAGGCCCTGCTGCACGAGACGTCGTCCGGCAGGCTCCGGGCCGCCCTGGACGTGACGGACCCGGAACCGCTGCCGCGCGATCATCCGCTGTGGACCGTGCCCGGAGTCCTGATCACCCCGCACGTGGGCGGAGCGAGCTCGGCCATGCTGCCGCGGGTGGCGCGGCTGATCCGGAAGCAGATCGGGTTGCTGCAGGCCGGGCGAGAACCGGTGAACGTGGTGCTGGGCGGGGCCGCCGGGCGGTAG
- a CDS encoding cupin domain-containing protein, which yields MQKISIEALARQQIAAAVAAPSGRAADTAFGGHEKRLRQTVMAFRAGTQLSEHQNPGEATVYVLKGSVWLRAGGESWQGKAGDLLIVPDGLHSLEAEEDSAVLFTVVKTDR from the coding sequence ATGCAAAAAATATCGATTGAGGCTTTGGCCCGCCAGCAGATCGCTGCCGCTGTTGCGGCGCCCAGCGGGCGGGCAGCCGATACAGCGTTCGGCGGGCATGAGAAGAGACTGCGCCAGACTGTTATGGCATTCCGTGCCGGCACGCAGCTCAGCGAGCACCAGAACCCGGGCGAGGCCACGGTCTACGTGCTGAAGGGATCGGTCTGGCTGCGGGCTGGCGGGGAGTCGTGGCAGGGCAAGGCCGGGGATCTCCTGATCGTGCCGGACGGGCTGCACAGCCTGGAAGCGGAAGAGGACTCGGCGGTGCTGTTCACGGTGGTCAAGACCGACCGGTAG
- a CDS encoding TetR/AcrR family transcriptional regulator — MDPETPPVKSIRRKKADATRRKIIQAAHQEFIARGFHGATMAGIAARAGVASQTVYFVFHTKPELISAVIDAAVLGEEDPRPPQAQPWWASMTAEPGAVEALRIFIRGAGEVFARAAAISEVLRAAALTDDEVRRTHQYHENLRRDGFGQVLGMLAAKGPLRDDRSFDELTDAFITVYGDSTYNLLATERGWSHDQIMAWLCDVLPGMLLASPAPAGK; from the coding sequence ATGGACCCGGAGACACCACCCGTCAAGAGCATCCGCAGGAAGAAGGCGGACGCCACAAGGCGCAAGATCATTCAGGCGGCGCACCAGGAATTTATTGCCCGCGGGTTCCATGGCGCCACCATGGCGGGCATCGCAGCCCGTGCTGGAGTGGCCTCGCAGACCGTGTACTTCGTGTTCCATACAAAGCCCGAACTGATCAGTGCCGTCATTGATGCCGCGGTCCTGGGTGAAGAGGATCCCCGCCCGCCGCAGGCCCAGCCTTGGTGGGCGTCAATGACGGCGGAGCCCGGCGCGGTGGAGGCTCTGCGGATCTTCATTCGTGGCGCCGGTGAGGTTTTTGCCCGCGCCGCAGCCATCTCCGAAGTACTCCGCGCGGCCGCCCTCACCGACGATGAAGTGCGCAGGACCCACCAGTACCATGAGAACCTCCGGCGGGACGGGTTCGGCCAGGTCTTGGGGATGCTGGCGGCTAAGGGGCCGCTCCGGGATGACCGGTCATTCGACGAGCTGACCGACGCGTTCATCACCGTTTATGGCGACAGCACCTACAACCTGCTCGCCACGGAGCGTGGCTGGAGCCACGACCAGATCATGGCATGGCTGTGCGATGTCCTTCCCGGGATGCTCCTGGCCAGCCCGGCCCCGGCTGGAAAATGA
- a CDS encoding GNAT family N-acetyltransferase gives MDFLIRQATPEDAEAVVHMHTLAHEETYGDRLSAEFFRTRRASIPERVERRRPFLAGSDPRIIAVDANHEVVGLADSGPARDEDGPEALELYSLYTLRRTHGSGVGAALLSAAIGESPAYLWVLENNPRAQAFYVKHGFRPDGTRGQLPPEWEELPEIRMVRSERARS, from the coding sequence ATGGACTTTCTCATCAGGCAGGCCACTCCCGAGGACGCTGAAGCCGTGGTGCACATGCACACCCTGGCCCACGAGGAGACCTACGGGGACCGGCTGTCAGCGGAGTTCTTCCGCACCCGGAGGGCCAGCATTCCCGAACGGGTGGAACGCCGTCGACCATTCCTCGCCGGGAGCGACCCGCGGATCATTGCCGTGGACGCCAACCATGAAGTGGTGGGTCTCGCCGACTCGGGTCCCGCACGGGATGAGGACGGCCCGGAGGCGCTGGAACTGTATTCGCTGTACACACTCCGGCGGACGCACGGCAGCGGGGTGGGGGCCGCGTTGCTGAGCGCGGCCATCGGTGAGAGCCCGGCGTATCTCTGGGTGCTGGAGAACAATCCCCGGGCGCAGGCCTTCTACGTCAAACACGGCTTTCGCCCTGACGGCACGCGCGGCCAGCTGCCACCCGAGTGGGAAGAGCTGCCCGAAATCCGCATGGTCCGTTCGGAGAGGGCCCGGTCATGA
- a CDS encoding alpha/beta fold hydrolase: MDTIEAVLHDGSTIPVALHGDGPAVLLPVSLAPHAAAEAETLRQWGGDPDLGPNLINGLSPTNRVIAADYEAHRMAHPAPQTLSPGNIAKDLLAIADAAGVDRFAYYGYSWLALCGLQLALRTDRLRALAMGGFPPLEGPYRSMLAVTRAAHAMSVQAAGEPAGPVGPVPEPEPGDWDSVSVQTTEAQTQQFVTLYEELQGFDDSAAALPGDLAKLAFAGAEDQIDYKPVWGGVRVSIGEPLARHQVTLTKAGWDVRVLPGLDHLGAMHSSVALPILAGWLQKTGWVK; the protein is encoded by the coding sequence ATGGACACAATTGAGGCAGTTCTCCATGACGGCTCAACCATCCCTGTCGCCCTTCACGGCGACGGCCCCGCCGTCCTCCTGCCGGTCAGTCTGGCGCCCCACGCCGCGGCGGAGGCGGAGACGCTGCGCCAGTGGGGCGGGGACCCGGATCTGGGACCAAACCTCATCAACGGGCTGTCACCAACCAACCGGGTCATTGCTGCCGACTACGAAGCGCACCGCATGGCCCACCCGGCGCCGCAGACGCTCAGCCCGGGGAACATCGCGAAGGATCTGCTGGCAATCGCCGACGCCGCCGGCGTCGACCGTTTTGCCTACTACGGTTACTCCTGGCTGGCGCTGTGCGGCCTGCAGCTGGCACTCCGCACCGACCGTCTGCGGGCGCTCGCCATGGGCGGGTTCCCGCCGCTCGAGGGCCCGTACCGAAGCATGCTGGCGGTCACCCGCGCCGCGCATGCCATGTCCGTGCAGGCGGCAGGCGAACCGGCAGGCCCGGTCGGCCCTGTCCCGGAACCTGAGCCGGGCGACTGGGATTCGGTGTCGGTCCAGACCACCGAGGCGCAGACGCAGCAGTTCGTCACCCTGTATGAAGAGCTGCAGGGCTTTGACGATTCGGCCGCAGCGCTCCCGGGGGACCTGGCCAAACTCGCGTTCGCCGGCGCCGAGGACCAGATCGACTACAAACCGGTTTGGGGCGGCGTGCGGGTATCCATCGGGGAGCCTCTGGCGAGGCATCAGGTCACCCTGACCAAGGCCGGGTGGGACGTTCGTGTCCTGCCGGGCCTGGATCATCTGGGCGCGATGCACAGCTCGGTGGCGCTGCCCATCCTGGCCGGCTGGCTGCAGAAGACCGGCTGGGTGAAGTAG
- a CDS encoding nuclear transport factor 2 family protein, producing MGQARDVMDRLTTAMSAKDKETLAGCYTEDAVAFTPDEGELTGREGITNYFVHFWEALPDVTYEYADKHEAGNVAIDEGFVTGTNTGPLSLPSGQTLPATGKHVRVRSCDIARVEGGLITSHHFYFDQMDFLGQLGLLPELSKH from the coding sequence ATGGGACAGGCACGCGACGTCATGGACCGCTTAACCACGGCCATGTCAGCAAAAGACAAAGAGACACTAGCGGGGTGCTACACCGAGGACGCCGTGGCCTTCACCCCTGATGAAGGCGAGCTCACCGGGCGGGAGGGAATCACCAACTACTTCGTCCATTTCTGGGAAGCGCTGCCGGACGTCACGTATGAGTACGCCGATAAACATGAGGCCGGGAATGTGGCTATCGATGAGGGTTTCGTCACCGGAACGAACACCGGGCCGTTGAGCCTGCCTTCCGGCCAAACGCTGCCAGCCACCGGCAAACACGTCAGAGTCAGAAGCTGCGACATCGCCAGGGTCGAGGGCGGCCTGATCACCTCGCACCACTTCTACTTTGACCAGATGGACTTCCTGGGACAGCTCGGGCTGCTTCCGGAATTGTCCAAACACTGA
- a CDS encoding VOC family protein — protein sequence MLKDRTIMAVLAAKDINRAKDFYRDKLGLEPSESMEDDSLLYSGGNGTGFLIYQTENAGTAKNTQMGWETDNLEAEMEELRGRGVVFEDYDFPGLKTENGVADNDWGRSAWFLDSEGNILNISQRK from the coding sequence ATGCTCAAGGATCGAACCATCATGGCTGTTCTCGCTGCGAAGGACATCAACAGGGCGAAGGATTTCTATCGGGACAAGCTGGGCCTGGAACCGTCCGAGTCCATGGAGGACGACAGCCTGTTGTACAGCGGCGGCAACGGAACGGGTTTCCTGATTTACCAGACAGAGAATGCCGGGACGGCCAAGAACACCCAGATGGGCTGGGAAACGGACAACCTCGAAGCCGAAATGGAGGAACTGCGGGGCCGCGGGGTCGTCTTTGAAGACTACGATTTCCCCGGCCTGAAGACGGAGAACGGCGTTGCTGATAACGACTGGGGGAGGTCCGCCTGGTTCCTAGACAGCGAGGGCAACATCCTCAACATCTCCCAGCGCAAGTAA
- a CDS encoding glutamate--cysteine ligase: MRTFGVEEEFLIVDPSSGSPLPLAADLLRLQDPGEPADLSTHPMLAVELHQEQLEVITHPHSTLSGLSAEILSGRAYADSLARKVGARIAALATSPLAVTPHSTSNPRYDALLEKFAVVAREQLTCGCHIHVSVDSDEEGVAILDRIRSWLPPLMALSSNSPFWDGADSGYASFRTQAWNRWSSAGPTEIFGSAQAYHQRVADLAATGVVNNPDFDARLSARHPTVEIRVSDVCLDPRDTVLIAALVRGLVETAAREWKSGQAPDMVPAIILRQGAWLASRWGIQGELLHPLTHKPESARNVIAALHDHVRDALVEAGDAAYVEESLHRIFANGTGARLQRQAYARHGRLADVVSDAVVVTHQEPVIYEPLTPVDLSLLVPNPVV; the protein is encoded by the coding sequence GTGCGTACTTTTGGTGTTGAAGAAGAATTCCTGATCGTTGATCCCTCCAGCGGCAGTCCCCTGCCTCTGGCAGCAGACCTGCTGCGCCTCCAGGACCCGGGCGAACCGGCGGACCTTTCCACGCACCCGATGCTCGCCGTCGAGCTTCACCAGGAACAGCTCGAAGTGATCACCCACCCGCACAGCACCCTGAGCGGACTCTCCGCCGAGATCCTGTCCGGCCGCGCCTACGCGGACTCACTCGCCCGAAAAGTCGGCGCCAGGATCGCCGCGCTTGCCACGTCCCCGCTGGCAGTGACACCCCATTCCACCAGCAACCCTCGCTATGACGCGCTGCTGGAAAAGTTCGCCGTGGTGGCCCGTGAGCAGCTGACCTGCGGATGCCACATCCATGTCTCCGTCGATTCCGATGAGGAAGGCGTCGCAATCCTGGACCGCATCAGGTCCTGGCTGCCGCCGCTGATGGCGTTGAGCTCCAATTCCCCGTTCTGGGACGGCGCTGACAGTGGCTACGCGAGCTTCCGCACCCAGGCCTGGAATCGCTGGTCCTCGGCCGGGCCGACGGAAATCTTCGGCTCGGCGCAGGCCTACCACCAGCGCGTGGCGGACCTGGCTGCCACGGGCGTAGTCAACAACCCTGATTTTGACGCCCGCCTCTCCGCCCGCCACCCCACCGTGGAGATCCGGGTGTCCGACGTTTGCCTCGATCCCCGCGACACCGTCCTGATCGCCGCGCTGGTGCGGGGCCTGGTGGAGACAGCTGCCCGGGAATGGAAATCCGGGCAGGCACCGGACATGGTTCCGGCCATCATCCTGCGCCAGGGGGCCTGGCTGGCCAGCCGGTGGGGAATCCAGGGCGAGCTGCTGCACCCGCTGACCCACAAGCCGGAATCCGCGCGCAATGTCATCGCCGCGCTCCATGACCATGTCCGCGACGCCTTGGTCGAGGCGGGCGACGCAGCCTACGTCGAGGAATCCCTGCACCGGATCTTCGCCAACGGAACCGGCGCCAGGCTGCAGCGGCAGGCCTACGCGCGCCACGGCCGGCTGGCTGACGTGGTGAGCGACGCCGTCGTGGTTACCCACCAGGAACCCGTTATCTACGAGCCGCTCACCCCGGTTGACCTATCACTTTTGGTCCCCAACCCGGTGGTTTAG
- a CDS encoding TIGR03086 family metal-binding protein, which produces MTIDKSVFIPVDPDTAFALITRPERLRRWQTVAARVDLRVGGEYRWTITPGHSAAGTFTEIEPGKRVVFTWDWEGSTAPAADASTVTITLDSVDGGTNVRLVHEGLSPEAAAGHTEGWNHYFERLVTLATTDDAGADDWAAAPDPLNELISAEATLAIVQRVLRTLTHGDADKPTPCEDFTVRELVEHLVGSITGIAKALGVAVVDQPDAAPEVRIADAAQPTLEAFQARGLEGTVDMGFAELLASMVANILNLEFLVHAWDFATATGQDLDVSPVLSDYVLGLAHNTISPQMRGKSFADETLVEESAVSMDRLVAFTGRQVMAD; this is translated from the coding sequence ATGACCATTGACAAATCCGTCTTCATTCCGGTCGACCCGGACACTGCTTTCGCCCTGATCACCCGGCCCGAACGGCTGCGGCGCTGGCAGACCGTCGCCGCGCGCGTGGACCTCCGCGTGGGTGGAGAGTACCGCTGGACCATCACGCCGGGGCACTCCGCGGCGGGCACATTCACGGAAATCGAACCCGGCAAGCGCGTCGTCTTCACCTGGGATTGGGAAGGTTCCACGGCCCCTGCCGCCGATGCCTCCACAGTCACCATCACCCTGGACAGCGTCGACGGCGGGACCAACGTCCGCCTGGTCCACGAGGGCCTAAGCCCGGAAGCCGCGGCCGGCCACACCGAGGGGTGGAACCACTACTTCGAGCGCCTGGTCACGCTGGCCACAACGGACGACGCCGGCGCGGACGATTGGGCGGCGGCTCCGGATCCGCTCAACGAGCTCATCAGCGCCGAGGCCACTCTCGCGATCGTCCAGCGTGTCCTGCGGACGCTGACACATGGTGACGCGGACAAGCCGACACCGTGCGAGGACTTCACCGTGAGGGAGCTCGTGGAACACCTGGTGGGCTCCATTACGGGAATCGCGAAGGCCTTGGGCGTCGCCGTCGTCGATCAGCCGGATGCTGCGCCGGAAGTCCGCATCGCGGACGCCGCCCAGCCCACGCTGGAAGCGTTCCAGGCCCGCGGCCTGGAGGGGACCGTCGACATGGGCTTCGCGGAACTGCTGGCCTCCATGGTGGCCAACATCCTGAACCTGGAATTCCTGGTCCACGCCTGGGACTTCGCAACGGCCACCGGCCAGGACCTGGACGTTTCGCCGGTGCTGTCCGACTACGTCCTGGGCCTGGCCCACAACACCATCAGCCCGCAGATGCGCGGAAAGAGCTTCGCCGACGAAACCCTGGTGGAAGAGTCCGCGGTAAGTATGGACCGGCTGGTGGCGTTCACCGGCCGCCAGGTCATGGCCGACTGA
- a CDS encoding ArsR/SmtB family transcription factor, producing the protein MPDLLETAAEPNRRRLLQLLARGEQSVTELAANFAVSRSAISQHLLVLADVGLVRARKDGRNRYYSLDSGGMRSLRESLDIFWTDELDSLVAEATALQHPHLEENPDDH; encoded by the coding sequence GTGCCTGATCTTCTCGAAACTGCCGCGGAACCGAACAGGCGCCGCCTGCTCCAACTGCTGGCCCGGGGCGAGCAGTCCGTCACTGAACTGGCGGCCAACTTTGCCGTCAGCCGGTCCGCGATCTCCCAGCACCTGCTGGTGCTGGCCGACGTCGGACTGGTGCGTGCCAGGAAGGACGGACGCAACCGGTACTACAGTCTCGACTCCGGAGGAATGAGGAGTCTCAGGGAATCCCTGGACATTTTCTGGACCGACGAACTGGATTCACTGGTGGCCGAGGCCACCGCCCTGCAGCATCCACATCTCGAGGAGAACCCTGATGACCATTGA